The genomic window GCCGTCCGGGATTTCTATTTGTACACCCTGGCCAAGGTTCAACTTCAACCCGGTCGTATGAATATTGGCAGGCATCGGCAACTGGATGAATTCCACAGGACGATCCTGTCCTTTAAATTTTCTTTTCCAATATGTGAACCTGTCCTTGGACAGGTCATTGCGTCTGCAATATTCTGTCTGGGTCAGCCCTGATGCCTCCCAACGTTCGATGTTTGATTTCCAGTAACTGCTAAGTCTTTCATTTGTTGCTTTTCTTGATCTTGGCATGGGGTCGCCTCCTTTTAGTTTGGAGGCATTATATGGGCTCGCTGGGCGTGGCGGTAGATGGGGTTTAAATATCGCTTACAAATCATTACAGAATTACGGGAAAAGAGTTATTTCTTAATTGAGAAAAAAACCGCCTTCTATCAGCTTTTGCTGTTTTCCCGTTACCTTCGGCAATATTAAACGGTATCGACTGACTTGCCCTGATCCATTGATCCCGGGCTGGACGGTTTATTCCGGTAACTCGACTTTTTGGTAGACCCAGGAAATATACGTAATGGAGAGACGGAAGACGTCTAATTTTTCATGTAAGAATGGCATTTTTTCGATAGCGATCCCGATAGCGATAGCGACACGGATAGGTAAAACTATATTATGTCAGCAAACTCACGTTCATTTTGAATAAAAAACTTAAGCCCCAAAATAAATATCACCACAGACAGTAGCACCGAGATAAAAACCCCAGGCCAATATACCAAAGCTTTCTCCCCTAACAGCACCCATCTGAATCCGTCAATCACCCCCACCATGGGATTCAGACTGTAAATAAACCGCCAGCCATTCGGCACAATACTGCTTGCATACCCCACAGGGGACAAATATAACCCGAATTGGAGAATAAAAGGCATCAGGTGCATGAAATCCCGATACTTTACATTCAGCGCGGCCACAAACAGCCCGGCACCCAGGGAGGTCAATACGGCAATTGCCATGAATCCCGGCAGCAGCAGAATGGTCATACCCGGCCACACCCCGTAAACCAACATCATCCCAATAAGCAGGGCAAAGGCAATAAAAAAATCAACCAAAGCCACCACCACCGCTGCCATAGGAATAATCACCCGGGGGAAATAAACCTTTGACACCAGCGATGCATTGGACACCAGGGAATTGCCGGTACTGGAAAGGATATTAGTGAAAAACTGCCAGGGCAGAAGCGCCGCCATGACCATAACACCGTAGGGCACTTGTCCCGACGGCAAATCAGCAAGTTTACCAAAAACGATGGTAAAAACCACCATGGTAGACAAAGGTTTTATCACACTCCAAGCCACCCCGACCAAGGTCTGCTTATACCGGACCAGAATATCCCGCCAGGCCAAAAAATAAAAAAGATGTCTGAATTCCCAGACATCTTTTAAAACAGATCCGGCCGGAGCATCCGGCCGAATGGTTATTTTAATATCGCTTGTGTTTATTTTCAAACACTACTCCCCGGCATCTTCTCCATAATATGACTCATAATACTTTCTGTAATTCCTGTAGTAGCGTTCCCGTTTTACATCAACCTGATTCAGCACCACGCCAAGAATTTTTGTCCCTGCCGACTCAAGATGCTTTACGGCATCCTTAATATGCTTCCTGTTCACCTGATTGGCCTTAACAACCAGCAGCACCCCATCTGTTTCCGGAGCCAACACCAACGCATCACTTGCCGGCAATATGGGCGGAGTGTCAATAATGACAAAATCATACACATTGGCAAGATGACTTAAAGCAAAGACCATTTTACCGGAACTCACCATCTCTGCAGGATTGGGCGGAATTTTTCCGGACGGAACAATAAATAGATTCTCCTGCCCTGTTTGGGTTACCACAGACTCAATCATATTGGCCAAATATGGAAACTGGTGACCTTCATCCAAAAATTCCCGGAACATTTTTTCAAAATTGACATCATGTTCAATCGTAGTATCCATCTGCCCGGCATGCATCGGTGTAAATTTAAACCGGCCATTGTAAATGGATGCCGCTGTTTTAAATGATTCCACAATATGCATGGACAGATATTTTTTCAGTTC from uncultured Desulfobacter sp. includes these protein-coding regions:
- a CDS encoding IS66 family insertion sequence element accessory protein TnpB, which encodes MPRSRKATNERLSSYWKSNIERWEASGLTQTEYCRRNDLSKDRFTYWKRKFKGQDRPVEFIQLPMPANIHTTGLKLNLGQGVQIEIPDGFTSETLERVLATLKSIS
- a CDS encoding ABC transporter permease, encoding MKINTSDIKITIRPDAPAGSVLKDVWEFRHLFYFLAWRDILVRYKQTLVGVAWSVIKPLSTMVVFTIVFGKLADLPSGQVPYGVMVMAALLPWQFFTNILSSTGNSLVSNASLVSKVYFPRVIIPMAAVVVALVDFFIAFALLIGMMLVYGVWPGMTILLLPGFMAIAVLTSLGAGLFVAALNVKYRDFMHLMPFILQFGLYLSPVGYASSIVPNGWRFIYSLNPMVGVIDGFRWVLLGEKALVYWPGVFISVLLSVVIFILGLKFFIQNEREFADII